A genomic segment from Aspergillus chevalieri M1 DNA, chromosome 7, nearly complete sequence encodes:
- the PRP21 gene encoding putative pre-mRNA splicing factor (BUSCO:EOG09264RIE;~COG:A;~EggNog:ENOG410PG4Z;~InterPro:IPR035967,IPR022030,IPR000061;~PFAM:PF01805,PF12230;~go_function: GO:0003723 - RNA binding [Evidence IEA];~go_process: GO:0006396 - RNA processing [Evidence IEA]), protein MASTTNGNTPMPPEEVSKPPEGVVLPPKDIRAIVEKTAGYVSRNGFVFEDRVREKERSNPKFSFLNPSDAYAPFYQWRLVEIKEGRGTAVAAGRPGEAVAAPEPEERKGPAEPPGFYFSARMPIINAQDLEVVKLTALYVAKRGKSFMTALSQREARNFQFDFLRPQHSLYQFFTRLVDQYTILLRQEGIDEATSEKKRLLELEYNVKNKFHILDRAKQRAEWVKYQEQQKQKREEEEEQERIAYAQIDWHDFVVVETVLFTEADDQAELPPPTSLNDLQSASLEQKAMISLNPMRIEEAMPTDLEEPTYYNAYPVQPEPVPAVQPAGPVLPQQPIQPMPVPAAAAAATQEEEQRAAFQAQQAAAPPTGPRHAQQPMRIRSDYVPRAQARRLNNAGPTALCPNCHQQIPVAELDQHMRIELLDPRWKEQRAKAESRSATTNLSTTDVYNNLKRLASQRGDVFDSSVLPGAADPEEEARRKRMATGAPPAPGADGVPGMAPMQPMVGPSGAPPHPQNMNVEDQIRHLHERYKQ, encoded by the exons ATGGCTTCTACGACAAATGGCAATACCCCGATGCCACCGGAAGAGGTGAGCAAGCCACCTGAAGGCGTGGTTTTGCCCCCGAAGGATATTCGAG CTATTGTCGAAAAAACTGCGGGATACGTGTCTCGGAATGGGTTTGTTTTCGAAG ATCGCGTCCGCGAAAAGGAACGAAGTAACCCCAAGTTCTCATTCCTGAACCCGAGTGATGCATACGCGCCGTTCTACCAGTGGCGCCTTGTGGAGATCAAAGAGGGCAGAGGGACAGCTGTTGCAGCAGGGCGACCAGGGGAGGCTGTGGCGGCACCTGAACCGGAGGAGCGTAAGGGACCAGCAGAGCCACCGGGATTCTACTTCTCTGCTCGGATGCCTATAATCAACGCGCAAGATTTGGAAGTCGTCAAACTTACCGCTCTATATGTCGCCAAGAGAGGAAAATCTTTCATGACCGCGCTGTCGCAACGCGAAGCCAGAAATTTCCAGTTTGATTTCTTGCGGCCACAACACAGTCTCTATCAGTTCTTTACCCGCCTAGTCGACCAATATACGATCTTATTACGGCAAGAAGGAATTGATGAGGCCACAtctgagaagaagaggttgCTGGAGCTGGAATACAATGTTAAAAACAAATTTCACATCTTGGACCGGGCCAAGCAACGGGCGGAATGGGTGAAATACCAGGAGCaacagaagcagaagagggaagaggaggaagaacaagAGCGCATTGCCTATGCGCAAATCGATTGGCATGACTTTGTGGTTGTGGAAACTGTACTTTTTACCGAGGCCGATGACCAGGCGGAGCTTCCTCCACCGACATCGCTGAACGACCTTCAATCTGCTTCTCTAGAACAGAAGGCTATGATTTCTCTCAATCCCATGCGAATCGAAGAGGCTATGCCTACAGACCTAGAGGAACCGACATACTACAACGCTTACCCAGTGCAGCCCGAACCAGTACCAGCCGTGCAACCGGCCGGACCGGTACTCCCTCAACAACCAATTCAACCCATGCCAGTGccggctgcggctgctgccGCCACTCAAGAGGAAGAGCAACGAGCCGCGTTTCAAGCGCAGCAGGCTGCAGCGCCACCAACTGGTCCCAGGCACGCCCAGCAACCGATGCGCATTCGGTCGGACTACGTGCCCCGTGCCCAAGCCCGCCGACTCAACAACGCCGGGCCAACCGCGCTGTGTCCCAACTGTCATCAGCAGATTCCCGTGGCCGAACTGGATCAACACATGCGTATCGAACTGCTCGACCCGCGCTGGAAAGAACAGCGCGCCAAGGCCGAATCCCGCAGCGCGACGACCAACCTGTCCACAACAGATGTCTACAACAACCTCAAGCGTCTTGCAAGCCAGCGTGGCGATGTCTTCGActcgtctgttcttcctgGCGCTGCGGATCCTGAAGAGGAAGCCCGGAGAAAGCGCATGGCCACCGGAGCGCCGCCAGCGCCTGGTGCTGATGGTGTTCCGGGAATGGCACCTATGCAACCAATGGTTGGACCGTCTGGAGCACCGCCGCATCCACAGAACATGAATGTCGAGGACCAGATTAGACATCTCCATGAGCGATACAAGCAATGA
- the ERG11_2 gene encoding cytochrome P450 (COG:Q;~EggNog:ENOG410PFY8;~InterPro:IPR001128,IPR002403,IPR017972,IPR036396;~PFAM:PF00067;~TransMembrane:2 (o6-27i39-55o);~go_function: GO:0004497 - monooxygenase activity [Evidence IEA];~go_function: GO:0005506 - iron ion binding [Evidence IEA];~go_function: GO:0016705 - oxidoreductase activity, acting on paired donors, with incorporation or reduction of molecular oxygen [Evidence IEA];~go_function: GO:0020037 - heme binding [Evidence IEA];~go_process: GO:0055114 - oxidation-reduction process [Evidence IEA]) has translation MLSISLLGAYMAVAMPIAILINVAYQLIFHRWNKTQPPLVFHWILFLGSTISYGIDPYKFFFDCQEKYGDLFTFILLGQRTTVYLGVQGNEFILNGKLKDVNAEEVYSPLTTPVFGSDVVYDCPNAKLMEQKKFIKFGLTQSALESHIPLIEKEVLEYLDTSPYFQGFSGRVNISAAMAEITIFTAARALQGEEVRSKLTAEFADLYHDLDKGFSPINFMLPWAPLPHNNKRDAAHARMRAIYTDIINDRRHGEKGHNITQTSDMISNLMNCTYKTGQPIPDKEIAHIMITLLMAGQHSSSSIGSWIMLRLAAHPEVIEELYQEQLANLNRDGQKLPPLRYQDLGRLPLHQNVIRETLRLHSSIHSLMRKVKNPLHVAGTPYIIPTSHVLLASPGVTALSDYYFPNANKWDPHRWDKGNQRDDNDDVNGEVVDYGYGAVSKGTSSPYLPFGAGRHRCIGEKFAYVNLGVIMATIVRHVRFFNVDGKKGVPGTDYSSLFSGPVKPAVIGWERRDDQPKI, from the exons ATGTTGTCGATAAGTCTACTGGGAGCCTATATGGCAGTGGCAATGCCAATTGCTATCCTCATCAACGTGGCCTATCAATTGATCTTTCATCGATGGAACAAAACCCAACCACCTTTGGTATTTCATTGGATCCTCTTCCTGGGAAGTACCATCAGTTATGGCATTGACCCGTACAAGTTCTTCTTTGACTGCCAGGAGAAG TATGGCGACCTCTTCACCTTCATCCTTCTCGGGCAGAGAACTACCGTCTACCTGGGAGTCCAAGGCAACGAGTTCATCCTCAACGGCAAGCTTAAAGACGTCAACGCAGAGGAAGTCTACAGCCCTCTGACAACGCCGGTCTTTGGCTCGGACGTTGTATATGACTGTCCTAACGCCAAGTTAATGGAACAGAAGAAGTTCATCAAGTTCGGTCTCACACAGTCAGCGCTGGAGTCTCATATCCCCCTCATCGAGAAGGAAGTCCTCGAGTACCTTGACACTTCGCCATATTTTCAAGGTTTTTCCGGCCGGGTGAACATCTCTGCTGCTATGGCTGAGATCACGATTTTCACGGCTGCGCGTGCTCTGCAAGGCGAGGAAGTTCGATCCAAACTCACGGCAGAATTTGCGGATCTCTATCACGATTTGGATAAAGGGTTTAGCCCTATAAACTTCATGTTGCCCTGGGCGCCATTGCCTCACAATAACAAACGGGACGCTGCTCATGCGCGTATGAGGGCTATCTACACTGATATCATCAATGATCGCCGTCACGGTGAGAAAGGACACAATATTACCCAAACGTCTGACATGATCTCGAACCTGATGAACTGCACGTACAAAACCGGACAGCCCATTCCTGACAAAGAGATTGCCCATATTATGATCACCTTGCTGATGGCCGGCCAGcattcatcctcatccatcggTTCATGGATCATGCTGCGACTAGCCGCTCATCCAGAAGTCATTGAGGAGCTCTACCAGGAACAGCTGGCGAACCTTAACCGCGATGGGCAAAAACTCCCTCCTCTCCGGTACCAGGACCTCGGCCGTCttcctctgcatcaaaaTGTCATTCGTGAAACACTCCGTCTCCACTCATCCATCCATTCCTTGATGCGCAAAGTGAAGAACCCCCTTCACGTCGCAGGGACGCCCTACATCATCCCAACCAGCCACGTCCTCCTCGCTTCCCCCGGGGTAACCGCTCTCAGCGACTACTACTTCCCCAACGCGAACAAGTGGGATCCTCACCGTTGGGACAAGGGCAACCAGAGAGACGACAATGATGATGTGAATGGAGAGGTAGTCGACTACGGCTATGGCGCCGTTTCCAAGGGTACATCTAGCCCTTACCTCCCATTCGGAGCGGGCCGTCACCGGTGCATTGGAGAGAAATTTGCATATGTCAACCTTGGAGTCATCATGGCAACGATAGTGCGGCATGTTCGGTTCTTCAATGTGGATGGGAAGAAGGGTGTACCGGGGACGGATTACTCCTCGTTGTTTTCGGGACCTGTGAAGCCGGCGGTTATTGGTTGGGAGAGGCGTGATGATCAGCCTAAGATATGA
- a CDS encoding putative glyoxalase family protein (COG:S;~EggNog:ENOG410PR5C;~InterPro:IPR037523,IPR029068), giving the protein MITGLAHINLLVPPGTLDQAYTFYGGTLGLYAAPVPERQKGTIAWFNLTDDPKPQQIHVAFGTNEPDSTRHPCFRIESMEALQALRQRLWEHHLKGDAAAPMHVDKPGEKISGPSGFEYPNRFFARDFAGNLLEFSV; this is encoded by the exons ATGATCACCGGCCTCGCAcacatcaacctcctcgtcCCTCCGGGGACCCTGGACCAAGCCTACACCTTCTACGGAGGAACACTCGGTCTCTACGCTGCGCCGGTTCCCGAGCGCCAAAAAGGCACTATTGCCTG GTTCAACTTGACAGATGACCCCAAACCACAACAAATCCACGTCGCATTCGGTACAAATGAGCCCGATTCGACGCGACACCCTTGTTTTCGCATCGAATCGATGGAAGCTCTACAAGCTTTGCGACAGCGTCTCTGGGAGCATCATTTGAAGGGTGATGCTGCGGCTCCAATGCATGTTGATAAGCCTGGGGAGAAAATTTCTG GCCCGTCTGGATTTGAATATCCAAACCGATTTTTCGCAAGAGATTTCGCGGGAAATCTGCTCGAATTCAGTGTATGA
- a CDS encoding uncharacterized protein (SECRETED:SignalP(1-22)) — MRASASLFIFAAALSGFHGASGAAIPPNGQSLADSSIHYHIGTPIQTPEAGAVKRDENAVLPTTTQGSMDEVNGVETNGGIERRGRGRGRGRGQGRNHNNNNNHINHNNKTTPKSQNSAKPSKTPQPSHPATNKPTLTNKPATNKPAHPSQPVPSQSAHPSQPAHPSQPAHPNEPAGPNNPAETDEPSGPSHNIEFNPEINLPDPTQDPQDPAQDPAQDPAEEQEAPQNPENPEGEAPPAPARRDLSKRKKHSRPSKPANKPANKPSNSPKPNDKPSSIPKPTSKPTTTQHAQPTPSNHASSSAHPQPTPSNHPNEPSNQPDNDPDNEPGHEISIDPEINLPDPTQEQEQEQNPDENNQDGNIARRDPRGGRGRHHHHHIELNPVFNVDPTQNIGDDDNSNDDGQN, encoded by the exons ATGCGTGCATCTGCTTCGCTTTTCATCTTCGCCGCTGCCCTTTCCGGCTTCCACGGCGCCTCTGGTGCCGCTATCCCTCCCAACGGACAGTCTTTGGCTGATTCGAGCATTCACTATCACATTGGAACTCCGATTCAGACCCCTGAAGCTGGAGCTGTGAAGCGAGATGAGAATGCCG TGCTACCCACAACCACCCAGGGATCTATGGATGAGGTGAATGGCGTCGAGACGAATGGTGGGATTGAGCGCCGGGGTAGGGGACGGGGTAGGGGCCGGGGACAGGGTCgcaaccacaacaacaataacaaccacatcaaccacaacaacaagaCCACCCCGAAGTCTCAGAACAGCGCTAAGCCTTCCAAGACTCCTCAGCCTAGCCATCCGGCTACCAACAAGCCCACTCTCACCAACAAGCCCGCCACCAACAAGCCGGCTCACCCCAGTCAACCGGTTCCCAGCCAGTCCGCTCACCCCAGTCAACCCGCTCATCCCAGTCAGCCCGCTCACCCCAACGAGCCCGCTGGACCCAACAATCCCGCTGAGACAGATGAGCCTAGCGGCCCCTCTCACAACATCGAATTCAACCCCGAAATCAACCTTCCTGATCCCACTCAAGATCCTCAAGACCCTGCTCAGGACCCCGCTCAGGATCCCgcggaggagcaggaggctcCCCAAAACCCTGAGAACCCCGAAGGAGAGGCACCTCCCGCTCCCGCTCGCCGCGACCTCTCCAAGCGCAAGAAGCACAGCAGACCCAGCAAGCCCGCCAACAAGCCCGCCAACAAGCCCAGCAACTCTCCCAAGCCCAATGACAAGCCTAGCAGCATCCCCAAGCCGACTTCCaagcccaccaccacccagcATGCTCAGCCTACTCCCTCCAACCAcgcttcctcctccgctCACCCTCAGCCCACCCCTTCGAACCACCCCAACGAGCCCAGCAACCAGCCCGACAACGACCCTGACAACGAACCCGGCCATGAGATCTCCATCGACCCCGAGATCAACCTCCCCGACCCCACCCAGgagcaagagcaagaacAAAACCCCGACGAGAACAACCAGGACGGCAACATTGCTCGCCGGGACCCCCGCGGTGGCAGGGGacgccaccaccaccaccacatcgAGCTGAACCCTGTCTTCAACGTCGACCCTACCCAAAACATTGGTGACGACGACAACAGCAACGATGACGGCCAGAACTAA
- the SEC2 gene encoding guanine nucleotide exchange factor SEC2 (COG:U;~EggNog:ENOG410PJPE;~InterPro:IPR040351,IPR009449;~PFAM:PF06428;~go_function: GO:0005085 - guanyl-nucleotide exchange factor activity [Evidence IEA]) — translation MADLIAFHTYYSRHSFLSPSTMISRPNNHRRSLSSGNRSPSPDRAVTRAKSTDGLSRFESKKPAPAVRSTSVGNFTDSGFSTLKDPRLAAPVEESEELSPASHHPDLNDEVAALSIKLVQAINNQTTLDDTLVATRQELEQAQAMVQTLELENEKYRRDIDQEVLIRKADSDQEISRLQDALAEEKAQRAAVEKGKKTIEQELETLTAALFEEANKMVAAAKLEREEIEKKNEQLRAQVKDTEYLLASHQDQLAELKAVMQGMNAAKDDTDTRTIASTAPSSPAARRQSLQGMVKKNQETAQLPDQDQPAQPFEDILPGPSTSFPHLVKTVCRTDHQAFEDFRDLFYVPQSRPPSRAPSGSYSGLNVMSLANFGSGSFGSTSSSPSKSQTHSPSGSMSSPQPGSSHSPLKEKRFYKRALVEDIEPTLRLDLAPGISWLTRRTVINGICEGSLLVEPMPPTGRDPCSMCGERRTAPEYQRCHRFRTSDSEAAQRYPLCSLCLERMRSCCEFTGYLRLILDGHVRAGDSEEEKDVWEETVRLRERMFWSRVGAGVVPLHSQASAPVNGLTGAQFDGPQPSILESTGVQTDAENDYHEYYNDDSDYDRASVYEDPFVSAGSASPASTAYSGMNADQPERLDLGQEIYEPTVEQVTVSAAIQSPKSGESDAPIKQLTTQTVEPVIEKETA, via the exons ATGGCTGA TCTAATCGCTTTCCACACCTATTATTCACGTCACAGTTTCCTTTCACCATCCACGATGATTTCACGACCAAACAACCACAGACGATCGCTCTCGTCTGGTAACCGATCCCCATCTCCCGACCGGGCCGTCACAAGGGCCAAGTCGACGGATGGTCTGTCCAGATTCGAATCCAAAAAGCCGGCACCGGCTGTCCGGTCAACGAGTGTAGGAAATTTCACAGATAGTGGTTTCAGCACGCTGAAGGATCCAAGACTTGCAGCCCCAGTGGAGGAGTCGGAAGAGTTATCACCGGCCTCTCATCATCCTGACTTGAATGATGAGGTCGCTGCTCTGAGTATAAAGCTTGTTCAGGCTATCAACAACCAAACCACCCTCGATGACACCCTGGTCGCTACCCGCCAAGAACTGGAACAGGCTCAGGCCATGGTACAAACACTGGAGCTCGAGAATGAGAAGTATCGGCGAGACATCGACCAGGAAGTCTTGATCAGAAAGGCCGATTCGGATCAGGAAATTTCACGTTTACAAGATGCTTTGGCGGAAGAGAAAGCACAGCGGGCAGCCGTCGAAAAGGGCAAGAAGACCATTGAGCAAGAGCTCGAGACTCTTACCGCTGCTCTTTTCGAGGAAGCTAATAAG ATGGTCGCTGCTGCTAAGCTTGAGCGGGaagaaatagaaaagaaaaatgagCAACTTCGCGCTCAGGTCAAAGACACCGAATATCTCCTTGCGTCGCATCAAGATCAACTAGCAGAATTGAAAGCTGTCATGCAGGGTATGAACGCTGCGAAGGATGACACCGATACTCGCACGATCGCGTCCACCGCCCCCTCGTCACCAGCTGCACGCCGTCAGTCGCTGCAAGGGATGGTCAAGAAGAACCAGGAAACCGCACAACTTCCGGATCAAGACCAACCCGCACAACCGTTTGAGGACATCTTACCGGGTCCATCTACCAGCTTCCCACATTTGGTCAAGACTGTGTGCCGGACGGACCACCAAGCATTTGAGGATTTTCGTGATTTGTTTTACGTGCCGCAGTCAAGGCCCCCCAGCCGGGCGCCCAGCGGATCGTACAGTGGTCTCAATGTAATGAGCCTCGCCAATTTTGGTAGTGGGAGTTTTGGGTCAACATCTTCGTCACCGTCCAAATCGCAAACTCATTCTCCCAGCGGGAGTATGTCTTCTCCGCAGCCCGGAAGTTCTCACTCACCATTGAAGGAAAAGCGGTTTTACAAGAGAGCCCTCGTTGAAGATATTGAACCCACTCTCAGGCTCGATCTAGCTCCAGGAATTTCGTGGCTTACGCGGCGTACGGTCATAAATGGTATTTGTGAGGGCAGTTTGTTGGTTGAGCCGATGCCACCAACAGGGAGGGACCCTTGCTCAATGTGTGGCGAGCGTAGGACCGCACCTGAGTACCAACGGTGTCACCGTTTCCGAACCTCCGATAGTGAGGCCGCCCAACGATACCCATTATGTTCGCTCTGTCTGGAGAGGATGCGTTCATGTTGCGAGTTTACCGGATACCTTCGTCTTATCCTTGACGGACATGTCCGAGCCGGCGATtccgaagaggaaaaggatgtCTGGGAGGAAACCGTTCGTCTACGGGAAAGAATGTTCTGGTCTCGTGTTGGCGCCGGCGTTGTTCCCTTGCATTCCCAAGCCAGTGCCCCTGTGAATGGTTTGACGGGCGCGCAATTCGATGGTCCTCAACCGTCGATACTCGAGAGTACGGGCGTGCAGACCGATGCAGAGAATGATTACCATGAATATTACAATGATGACAGCGATTACGACAGAGCGTCTGTGTACGAGGATCCTTTTGTATCTGCCGGCTCCGCATCTCCCGCGAGCACTGCGTATTCGGGCATGAATGCCGATCAGCCGGAGCGGCTGGACTTGGGACAAGAGATCTATGAGCCTACCGTTGAGCAGGTCACTGTCTCTGCAGCCATCCAATCTCCTAAGTCTGGAGAAAGTGATGCACCAATCAAACAATTAACGACGCAAACTGTTGAGCCGGTTATCGAAAAGGAGACCGCTTGA
- a CDS encoding DNA-binding protein (BUSCO:EOG09265HEP;~COG:D;~EggNog:ENOG410PRK4;~InterPro:IPR002836,IPR036883;~PFAM:PF01984;~go_function: GO:0003677 - DNA binding [Evidence IEA]) — MESERRSAILNQILEPEAVDRLNRIRLVKESRAADIESRLIMLAQTGQLRQKVTEEQLKDLLNAISENQRKAEEESKIVISRRKGGWDDDDDLLDL; from the exons ATGGAAT CTGAACGCCGCTCCGCCATCCTCAACCAAATCCTCGAGCCCGAAGCCGTTGACCGTCTCAATCGCATCCGCCTCGTAAAGGAATCGCGCGCCGCCGATATTGAGAGCCGATTGATCATGCTCGCACAGACAGGCCAGCTCCGCCAGAAGGTTACCGAGGAGCAGCTTAAGGACCTGCTGAATGCAATTTCGGAGAACCAGCGCaaggctgaggaggaaaGCAAGATTGTTATTAGCCGGCGGAAAGGTGGttgggatgatgatgatgatttgtTGGATCTGTAG
- the coq4 gene encoding ubiquinone biosynthesis protein COQ4 (BUSCO:EOG092643VB;~COG:H;~EggNog:ENOG410PGMW;~InterPro:IPR007715,IPR027540;~PFAM:PF05019;~go_component: GO:0005743 - mitochondrial inner membrane [Evidence IEA];~go_process: GO:0006744 - ubiquinone biosynthetic process [Evidence IEA]): MSVPASRGALCIRALTRSTSLTPACCCVRSFSVLNRPPPKYPGHVPLTFVERGALAVGSAVGSLLNPRRGDLIAALGEATATPYFIYRLRDAMLSDPTGRRILRDRPRITSENLPLPYLRSLPENSVGHTYAAWLDREGVSPDTRDNVQYIDDEECAYVMQRYRECHDFYHAVTGLPVFVEGELALKAFEFLNTVIPMTGLSLFASVRLKPAEKERFFSLHLPWAVRAGLKSKELINVYWEEVLEKNVDELRRELNIEAPPDLREIRKMIRQQKKREKEQQMSR; encoded by the exons ATGTCAGTTCCTGCGAGCCGTGGAGCACTTTGTATTCGAGCATTGACTCGGTCAACATCTCTTACTCCAGCCTGCTGCTGTGTGCGATCTTTCTCTGTCCTCAACCGTCCTCCGCCAAAGTATCCCGGACATGTCCCGTTGACGTTTGTGGAACGCGGTGCCCTCGCCGTGGGCTCTGCGGTTGGGTCTCTTTTAAATCCCCGAAGAGGAG ACCTCATCGCCGCCCTAGGCGAAGCCACAGCAACACCCTACTTCATCTACCGCCTCCGCGACGCCATGCTCTCCGACCCAACAGGCCGACGAATCCTCCGCGACCGCCCCCGCATAACCTCCGAAAATCTCCCTCTTCCCTACCTCCGCTCGCTCCCCGAGAACTCCGTCGGCCACACCTACGCCGCCTGGCTAGACCGTGAGGGCGTTTCCCCAGACACCCGCGATAATGTGCAGTATATCGACGACGAAGAGTGCGCGTATGTGATGCAGCGGTATCGTGAGTGCCATGATTTCTACCACGCTGTGACGGGGCTTCCGGTCTTTGTGGAGGGGGAGTTGGCGCTGAAAGCGTTTGAGTTTTTGAATACGGTTATCCCGATGACGGGGTTGAGTCTGTTTGCGTCTGTGAGGTTGAAGCCggcggagaaggagaggttTTTCTCGTTGCATCTGCCGTGGGCGGTTAGGGCTGGACTGAAGAGTAAGGAGTTGATTAATGTTTATTGGGAggaggtgctggagaagaacGTGGATGAGTTGCGGAGGGAATTGAATATTGAAGCGCCGCCGGATTTAAGAGAGATTCGGAAGATGATCCGgcagcagaagaagagagagaaggagCAGCAGATGTCGAGGTAG
- a CDS encoding uncharacterized protein (COG:S;~EggNog:ENOG410PJG5;~InterPro:IPR001214;~PFAM:PF00856;~go_function: GO:0005515 - protein binding [Evidence IEA]), with the protein MKPTWWPGEQHESFTEWAISQGIIPNGVTPARFPGRGLGMIATRNIKKGENLLRVPLEAMFTINCVPESFSSKFPEGTPVHALFAAFFTNGNAEDLQRYNLWRSTWPSRQDFQDSMPIVWPEFLRGSNRDQTLLPPSISGTWNTFQKRKAEYPYDSSHQNLLPQQTKRLQDAWEKVISVFPDTDWETFSFHWLIVNTRSFHYLMPGEEPPEDRNDAMALLPFADYFNHSDVIDDVKFNGKEYVFRSTESYVEGEEVYMSYGPHPNDFLLAEYGFFLDKNECETLYLDDIIFRDLGPSLQEELNLHQYYGNYQVTSTGACYRTEIAACIKYMTPKEWQNYVLGYSTKGVDDKKTETIIREWIKAYGEEANTTIAKLGDIRSSSETDGKVEMLLKRWKQIYDLCQQAVEAVSC; encoded by the exons ATGAAACCAACTTGGTGGCCCGGAGAACAACATGAATCCTTCACAGAATGGGCCATATCCCAAGGAATTATCCCCAATGGAGTCACCCCAGCCCGATTCCCAGGTCGTGGTCTGGGCATGATAGCCACACGAAATATCAAA AAAGGTGAAAATCTTCTCAGAGTACCATTGGAAGCAATGTTCACCATCAATTGTGTCCCTGAATCGTTCAGCAGCAAATTCCCCGAGGGGACACCCGTACATGCCCTATTTGCAGCATTcttcacaaatggcaacGCTGAAGACCTCCAGAGATACAACCTCTGGAGAAGTACCTGGCCCAGTCGCCAGGATTTTCAAGATAGCATGCCAATTGTGTGGCCTGAATTCCTCCGGGGTTCAAACCGTGACCAGACACTGCTCCCTCCATCAATATCCGGAACCTGGAATACCTTCCAGAAACGAAAGGCCGAATATCCATACGACTCATCTCACCAAAATCTTCTCCCTCAGCAAACGAAACGACTACAAGACGCATGGGAGAAAGTCATATCCGTCTTCCCGGATACGGATTGGGAGacgttttcttttcattgGCTTATTGTGAACACGAGATCGTTTCATTATCTGATGCCCGGAGAGGAGCCGCCGGAGGATCGGAATGATGCTATGGCTTTGCTGCCTTTTGCGGATTATTTTAATCATTCGGATGTTATC GATGATGTGAAATTCAATGGAAAAGAATATGTATTTCGTTCTACAGAGAGTTATG TTGAGGGAGAAGAGGTATACATGAGTTACGGGCCTCATCCAAACGACTTCCTTTTGGCTGAAT ACGGTTTCTTCCTCGACAAAAATGAGTGTGAAACATTATACCTTGACGATATTATTTTCCGAGATCTCGGTCCTTCTCTCCAAGAAGAACTAAACCTGCACCAATATTATGG TAACTACCAAGTAACATCCACCGGCGCCTGCTACCGCACCGAGATCGCAGCATGCATAAAGTACATGACACCCAAAGAATGGCAGAACTACGTCCTTGGGTACTCGACCAAGGGTGTAGATGATAAAAAGACGGAGACTATTATCCGGGAATGGATCAAGGCGTACGGCGAAGAGGCTAATACAACGATTGCAAAGCTGGGGGATATAAGATCATCTAGTGAAACAGATGGCAAAGTTGAAATGCTTCTGAAACGGTGGAAGCAGATCTATGATTTGTGTCAACAGGCAGTGGAAGCCGTATCTTGTTAG